In Drosophila santomea strain STO CAGO 1482 chromosome 2L, Prin_Dsan_1.1, whole genome shotgun sequence, a single window of DNA contains:
- the LOC120443822 gene encoding uncharacterized protein LOC120443822 isoform X4, with the protein MSQTFKTLMHGIEGDRDGVSQQSSEDVPDSTATTTATSTAGDVGGGSRDGGEDDFTDDNNFESNLRRRKGKIISCAKETIENASRQLRRKVPYAGHLMTPRRLWLNKIPTQCDVVIEFPEDAPDEALRWLLARIRSQPPAGLGLLVQVKAHESTRRNAFYVSAPVNVLFKAAEEARLPKRLRPDLGGALREFTTRESHCFQQLRGDVGSTALFTSQERQWLVLQVLQGLRAGCSDIDALNGRAAVAEGQSIVATWQESGLITQVFPLHEPSSLTQLQTHWVKQIFAPQPLDDIAAYFGVKVALYFAWLGHYTCALGVPAVFGTILYCILWGKGQTAQDMGHVLFSLFNVAWASLYLEAWKRYSVELAFRWGTLSTPPELLEPPRPLYKGPLEENNVTGRLEPKEAPAWQRRAFRYLVSFPIIGCCLCVVFAVMFLMLRFQDWWDSKLPEESVLCCLSVIPKILLAGAITLMDEAYFKLAVWLNDRENYRLQSKYENHLIAKVALFQFVNSFLSLFYIAFYLRDEEKLKEQLAGLLISRQIIGNLRESAIPYFLEQWKLAKLSFNMWGALSPTQNVTRSLAEELATAEAELKAESTGTPTKSHQPESASKRNIGQAEIESSLYKYDGTFSDHLEMLVQMGYVVLFSAAFPLAGVCALINNLMEIRSDAFKLAHVHQRPFGQRVANIGTWQNALSILSLAAVIVNCALIGLSGQVSRLWPGLTTAQTIILIVTLEHIMLGLRQALTWLLPELPSWLAAEIARAEHCRREMQCKGTSPRPTPPTPQSTTSTQPEQEGPGGSQMESGTSTTRDPSIESQVAEDIILYGQEFAGYGRSIEADVNIYENRDSSPDSPPSQTSTILIRPLHESTPPHGGASLASLHQDGNGGAYQSCVKISKMFIPEIPPYLGYSVRNLTTFAGSNPKMQQHLKLQSGASASTLALNSAAYAARMQSMHIQEIPPFRKKSTDSADHTGSSASSSPQRTTMRQLSAQREPQQTIPEIPPYKTRKISAESAMHLNMSDKLHIKLHAPEWMSRLKVNDNANLHRSIDCISKELGNTPDTTDILKPAPSWCNVAMRSGAPGSNLATPPASQHQQQIVASSSSSSGGGGSVFSPSGPGPAGASGGGISNSQSRPSVGALSNSSSSSSHKQQLKQQAKEEKERAKGEKERVKEKEKEKEKERLKEKEIEKGKEKEKEKEKEKDAQGAAASTSTAPTDDEAKAAELAAKKSRLKQKLVKSARSVAIFSLKLKERRQREAEKAATIAVEHAKALAKLPMPQPVGGELSLIPIEQLIQIEDIIPAMKAASTSGAPTSSSQVGPSTYHQQQQQQQHYHPPSHPHPHTDN; encoded by the exons CTTCCCGCCAATTACGCCGCAAAGTGCCCTACGCAGGTCATTTGATGACTCCTCGTCGCCTTTGGCTCAATAAAATTCCCACACAATGTGATGTGGTCATTGAATTTCCTGAGGATGCACCAGACGAAGCACTCCGCTGGCTCCTGGCCCGCATCCGCTCGCAGCCGCCGGCTGGTCTGGGTCTTTTGGTCCAGGTCAAAGCACACGAGAGTACGCGGCGAAACGCCTTCTATGTCAGTGCTCCCGTTAATGT ACTGTTTAAAGCCGCCGAAGAAGCCCGCCTGCCAAAACGTCTGCGTCCGGATTTGGGCGGTGCTTTGAGGGAGTTCACCACCCGCGAGAGCCATTGTTTCCAACAGTTGCGCGGTGACGTGGGAAGCACGGCACTATTCACCTCCCAGGAGCGTCAGTGGCTGGTTCTCCAGGTGCTGCAGGGCCTGCGTGCAGGCTGCAGTGACATCGATGCCCTTAATGGACGAGCGGCTGTCGCCGAGGGTCAGAGCATTGTGGCCACCTGGCAGGAGTCCGGCCTGATCACACAGGTCTTTCCGCTGCACGAGCCCAGTTCGCTTACGCAGCTCCAGACGCACTGGGTCAAGCAGATATTTGCACCTCAACCTCTGG ATGACATTGCTGCCTATTTTGGCGTTAAAGTTGCCTTGTACTTTGCCTGGCTGGGTCATTACACCTGCGCCTTGGGCGTTCCCGCTGTGTTTGGCACCATACTCTACTGCATTCTATGGGGCAAGGGTCAAACAGCCCAGGACATGGGCCACGTGCTCTTCTCCCTGTTTAATGTAGCCTGGGCTTCACTGTATCTGGAGGCTTGGAAGCGCTATTCCGTGGAGCTGGCCTTCCGATGGGGTACTTTATCAACGCCACCAGAGCTTTTGGAACCACCTAGGCCCCTGTATAAG GGACCTTTGGAGGAGAACAACGTGACTGGTCGTTTGGAGCCCAAGGAGGCGCCTGCATGGCAGCGTCGCGCGTTTCGCTATCTGGTCAGCTTTCCCATAATAGGATGTTGTCTGTGTGTGGTTTTTGCTGTGATGTTCCTCATGCTGCGTTTTCAG GACTGGTGGGACTCCAAGTTGCCCGAGGAAAGTGTATTATGTTGTCTGAGTGTTATACCGAAAATCTTGCTGGCGGGAGCAATTACCTTGATGGACGAGGCGTATTTTAAGTTGGCCGTTTGGTTGAACGACCGAG AAAACTACCGCCTGCAGTCGAAATATGAGAACCACCTGATAGCCAAAGTGGctctttttcagtttgttAACTCCTTCCTATCGCTCTTTTATATAGCATTCTATTTGAGGGATGAGGAGAAACTTAAAGAG CAACTGGCTGGTCTACTTATCTCCCGCCAAATCATTGGAAATCTCAGGGAGTCTGCGATTCCCTACTTTCTTGAACAATGGAAACTAGCCAAGTTGAGCTTCAATATGTGGGGTGCTCTTAGCCCTACCCAAAATGTGACCCGCAGTCTAGCCGAGGAGCTGGCCACTGCAGAAGCCGAACTGAAGGCAGAGTCCACTGGAACGCCCACCAAATCCCACCAGCCGGAATCGGCGAGTAAAAGGAATATTGGACAGGCTGAAATAGAGAGCTCGTTGTACAAG TACGATGGCACTTTTTCTGACCACTTGGAGATGCTCGTTCAAATGGGGTATGTGGTGCTCTTTTCGGCCGCTTTTCCCCTAGCTGGAGTTTGTGCTCTGATCAATAACCTGATGGAGATTCGTTCGGATGCCTTCAAACTGGCCCATGTTCATCAGCGGCCCTTTGGGCAACGAGTGGCCAACATTGGAACCTGGCAAAATGCCCTGAGCATCCTGTCGCTCGCCGCCGTCATAGTGAATTGCGCCCTGATTGGCCTCTCTGGACAGGTGTCGAGGCTATGGCCAGGATTGACCACGGCACAGACAATTATTCTAATTGTTACCCTAGAG CACATAATGCTGGGACTGCGGCAAGCACTTACCTGGCTACTGCCGGAGTTGCCCTCGTGGTTGGCAGCGGAAATCGCACGCGCAGAGCATTGCCGCCGGGAAATGCAGTGCAAGGGCACCTCGCCGCGGCCCACACCACCTACTCCGCAGTCGACCACGTCCACGCAGCCGGAACAGGAGGGCCCGGGCGGATCGCAAATGGAGAGCGGAACGAGTACCACACGAGACCCGTCCATCGAGAGCCAGGTGGCCGAggatataattctctacggACAAGAGTTCGCTGGCTACGGTCGTAGCATCGAGGCGGATGTCAATATTTATGAGAATCGTGATTCATCGCCCGATTCGCCGCCCTCGCAG ACCAGCACCATACTGATTAGGCCGCTGCATGAGTCAACGCCACCTCATGGTGGAGCCTCCCTAGCCAGTCTGCATCAGGACGGTAATGGCGG GGCCTATCAGAGTTGTGTTAAAATATCGAAAATGTTTATACCGGAAATTCCACCATACCTGGGATATTCAGTGCGAAATTTAACAACTTTTGCTGGTAGCAATCCAAAAATGCAACAACACCTGAAGCTGCAGAGCGG AGCTTCCGCCAGCACGCTAGCGCTGAACTCGGCGGCATATGCAGCTCGCATGCAATCTATGCATATCCAAGAAATACCGCCATTCCGAAAGAAATCAACCGACTCAGCCGATCACACCGGCAGCAGCGCCAGTAGCAGTCCCCAGCGAACTACGATGCGACAACTATCGGCGCAACGGGAGCCGCAACAGACGATCCCTGAGATACCACCGTACAAGACGCGCAAGATATCCGCGGAGAGTGCCATGCATCTGAATATGAGC GACAAGCTACACATAAAACTTCATGCACCAGAATGGATGTCACGTTTGAAAGTCAACGACAATGCTAATCTGCATAGAAGCATAGATTGTATTTCAAAG GAACTCGGAAACACCCCAGATACAACAGACATCTTAAAGCCAGCCCCATCATGGTGCAATGTGGCCATGAGGTCGGGAGCACCTGGCAGCAATTTGGCCACGCCACCAGCTTctcagcaccagcagcaaatAGTGGCCTCATCCTCATCGTCCtccggcggcggtggcagcgTCTTTAGCCCCAGTGGCCCTGGACCAGCTGGAGCTTCCGGTGGCGGCATCAGCAATTCCCAGTCAAGACCTAGTGTCGGCGCACTATCGAACTCTTCATCTAGTTCATCCCATAAACAGCAATTGAAGCAGCAGGCCAAGGAGGAAAAGGAGCGGGCTAAGGGGGAAAAGGAGCGGGTTAAGGAGAAGGAGAAagaaaaggagaaggagcgactgaaggaaaaggaaatcgaaaagggaaaggagaaggagaaggaaaaagagaaagaaaaggaTGCTcagggagcagcagcatccacATCTACGGCCCCCACTGATGACGAGGCTAAGG CCGCCGAATTGGCCGCCAAGAAGTCTCGTCTTAAGCAGAAGTTGGTGAAGAGTGCGAGGTCAGTGGCAATCTTCTCGCTGAAGCTCAAGGAGCGAAGACAACGGGAGGCGGAGAAGGCAGCCACCATAGCAGTGGAGCATGCCAAG GCTCTGGCAAAGCTGCCCATGCCGCAGCCAGTTGGCGGCGAATTGTCTCTTATACCCATCGAACAACTCATACAAATTGAGGATATCATACCTGCAATGAAAGCTGCAAGCACCTCGGGTGCGCCCACATCGTCCAGTCAAGTCGGTCCATCGACGTatcatcaacagcagcagcagcaacagcattaCCACCCACcttcacatccacatccgcacaCGGATAATTAG
- the LOC120443822 gene encoding uncharacterized protein LOC120443822 isoform X6 produces the protein MSQTFKTLMHGIEGDRDGVSQQSSEDVPDSTATTTATSTAGDVGGGSRDGGEDDFTDDNNFESNLRRRKGKIISCAKETIENASRQLRRKVPYAGHLMTPRRLWLNKIPTQCDVVIEFPEDAPDEALRWLLARIRSQPPAGLGLLVQVKAHESTRRNAFYVSAPVNVLFKAAEEARLPKRLRPDLGGALREFTTRESHCFQQLRGDVGSTALFTSQERQWLVLQVLQGLRAGCSDIDALNGRAAVAEGQSIVATWQESGLITQVFPLHEPSSLTQLQTHWVKQIFAPQPLDDIAAYFGVKVALYFAWLGHYTCALGVPAVFGTILYCILWGKGQTAQDMGHVLFSLFNVAWASLYLEAWKRYSVELAFRWGTLSTPPELLEPPRPLYKGPLEENNVTGRLEPKEAPAWQRRAFRYLVSFPIIGCCLCVVFAVMFLMLRFQDWWDSKLPEESVLCCLSVIPKILLAGAITLMDEAYFKLAVWLNDRENYRLQSKYENHLIAKVALFQFVNSFLSLFYIAFYLRDEEKLKEQLAGLLISRQIIGNLRESAIPYFLEQWKLAKLSFNMWGALSPTQNVTRSLAEELATAEAELKAESTGTPTKSHQPESASKRNIGQAEIESSLYKYDGTFSDHLEMLVQMGYVVLFSAAFPLAGVCALINNLMEIRSDAFKLAHVHQRPFGQRVANIGTWQNALSILSLAAVIVNCALIGLSGQVSRLWPGLTTAQTIILIVTLEHIMLGLRQALTWLLPELPSWLAAEIARAEHCRREMQCKGTSPRPTPPTPQSTTSTQPEQEGPGGSQMESGTSTTRDPSIESQVAEDIILYGQEFAGYGRSIEADVNIYENRDSSPDSPPSQTSTILIRPLHESTPPHGGASLASLHQDGNGGAYQSCVKISKMFIPEIPPYLGYSVRNLTTFAGSNPKMQQHLKLQSGASASTLALNSAAYAARMQSMHIQEIPPFRKKSTDSADHTGSSASSSPQRTTMRQLSAQREPQQTIPEIPPYKTRKISAESAMHLNMSELGNTPDTTDILKPAPSWCNVAMRSGAPGSNLATPPASQHQQQIVASSSSSSGGGGSVFSPSGPGPAGASGGGISNSQSRPSVGALSNSSSSSSHKQQLKQQAKEEKERAKGEKERVKEKEKEKEKERLKEKEIEKGKEKEKEKEKEKDAQGAAASTSTAPTDDEAKAAELAAKKSRLKQKLVKSARSVAIFSLKLKERRQREAEKAATIAVEHAKALAKLPMPQPVGGELSLIPIEQLIQIEDIIPAMKAASTSGAPTSSSQVGPSTYHQQQQQQQHYHPPSHPHPHTDN, from the exons CTTCCCGCCAATTACGCCGCAAAGTGCCCTACGCAGGTCATTTGATGACTCCTCGTCGCCTTTGGCTCAATAAAATTCCCACACAATGTGATGTGGTCATTGAATTTCCTGAGGATGCACCAGACGAAGCACTCCGCTGGCTCCTGGCCCGCATCCGCTCGCAGCCGCCGGCTGGTCTGGGTCTTTTGGTCCAGGTCAAAGCACACGAGAGTACGCGGCGAAACGCCTTCTATGTCAGTGCTCCCGTTAATGT ACTGTTTAAAGCCGCCGAAGAAGCCCGCCTGCCAAAACGTCTGCGTCCGGATTTGGGCGGTGCTTTGAGGGAGTTCACCACCCGCGAGAGCCATTGTTTCCAACAGTTGCGCGGTGACGTGGGAAGCACGGCACTATTCACCTCCCAGGAGCGTCAGTGGCTGGTTCTCCAGGTGCTGCAGGGCCTGCGTGCAGGCTGCAGTGACATCGATGCCCTTAATGGACGAGCGGCTGTCGCCGAGGGTCAGAGCATTGTGGCCACCTGGCAGGAGTCCGGCCTGATCACACAGGTCTTTCCGCTGCACGAGCCCAGTTCGCTTACGCAGCTCCAGACGCACTGGGTCAAGCAGATATTTGCACCTCAACCTCTGG ATGACATTGCTGCCTATTTTGGCGTTAAAGTTGCCTTGTACTTTGCCTGGCTGGGTCATTACACCTGCGCCTTGGGCGTTCCCGCTGTGTTTGGCACCATACTCTACTGCATTCTATGGGGCAAGGGTCAAACAGCCCAGGACATGGGCCACGTGCTCTTCTCCCTGTTTAATGTAGCCTGGGCTTCACTGTATCTGGAGGCTTGGAAGCGCTATTCCGTGGAGCTGGCCTTCCGATGGGGTACTTTATCAACGCCACCAGAGCTTTTGGAACCACCTAGGCCCCTGTATAAG GGACCTTTGGAGGAGAACAACGTGACTGGTCGTTTGGAGCCCAAGGAGGCGCCTGCATGGCAGCGTCGCGCGTTTCGCTATCTGGTCAGCTTTCCCATAATAGGATGTTGTCTGTGTGTGGTTTTTGCTGTGATGTTCCTCATGCTGCGTTTTCAG GACTGGTGGGACTCCAAGTTGCCCGAGGAAAGTGTATTATGTTGTCTGAGTGTTATACCGAAAATCTTGCTGGCGGGAGCAATTACCTTGATGGACGAGGCGTATTTTAAGTTGGCCGTTTGGTTGAACGACCGAG AAAACTACCGCCTGCAGTCGAAATATGAGAACCACCTGATAGCCAAAGTGGctctttttcagtttgttAACTCCTTCCTATCGCTCTTTTATATAGCATTCTATTTGAGGGATGAGGAGAAACTTAAAGAG CAACTGGCTGGTCTACTTATCTCCCGCCAAATCATTGGAAATCTCAGGGAGTCTGCGATTCCCTACTTTCTTGAACAATGGAAACTAGCCAAGTTGAGCTTCAATATGTGGGGTGCTCTTAGCCCTACCCAAAATGTGACCCGCAGTCTAGCCGAGGAGCTGGCCACTGCAGAAGCCGAACTGAAGGCAGAGTCCACTGGAACGCCCACCAAATCCCACCAGCCGGAATCGGCGAGTAAAAGGAATATTGGACAGGCTGAAATAGAGAGCTCGTTGTACAAG TACGATGGCACTTTTTCTGACCACTTGGAGATGCTCGTTCAAATGGGGTATGTGGTGCTCTTTTCGGCCGCTTTTCCCCTAGCTGGAGTTTGTGCTCTGATCAATAACCTGATGGAGATTCGTTCGGATGCCTTCAAACTGGCCCATGTTCATCAGCGGCCCTTTGGGCAACGAGTGGCCAACATTGGAACCTGGCAAAATGCCCTGAGCATCCTGTCGCTCGCCGCCGTCATAGTGAATTGCGCCCTGATTGGCCTCTCTGGACAGGTGTCGAGGCTATGGCCAGGATTGACCACGGCACAGACAATTATTCTAATTGTTACCCTAGAG CACATAATGCTGGGACTGCGGCAAGCACTTACCTGGCTACTGCCGGAGTTGCCCTCGTGGTTGGCAGCGGAAATCGCACGCGCAGAGCATTGCCGCCGGGAAATGCAGTGCAAGGGCACCTCGCCGCGGCCCACACCACCTACTCCGCAGTCGACCACGTCCACGCAGCCGGAACAGGAGGGCCCGGGCGGATCGCAAATGGAGAGCGGAACGAGTACCACACGAGACCCGTCCATCGAGAGCCAGGTGGCCGAggatataattctctacggACAAGAGTTCGCTGGCTACGGTCGTAGCATCGAGGCGGATGTCAATATTTATGAGAATCGTGATTCATCGCCCGATTCGCCGCCCTCGCAG ACCAGCACCATACTGATTAGGCCGCTGCATGAGTCAACGCCACCTCATGGTGGAGCCTCCCTAGCCAGTCTGCATCAGGACGGTAATGGCGG GGCCTATCAGAGTTGTGTTAAAATATCGAAAATGTTTATACCGGAAATTCCACCATACCTGGGATATTCAGTGCGAAATTTAACAACTTTTGCTGGTAGCAATCCAAAAATGCAACAACACCTGAAGCTGCAGAGCGG AGCTTCCGCCAGCACGCTAGCGCTGAACTCGGCGGCATATGCAGCTCGCATGCAATCTATGCATATCCAAGAAATACCGCCATTCCGAAAGAAATCAACCGACTCAGCCGATCACACCGGCAGCAGCGCCAGTAGCAGTCCCCAGCGAACTACGATGCGACAACTATCGGCGCAACGGGAGCCGCAACAGACGATCCCTGAGATACCACCGTACAAGACGCGCAAGATATCCGCGGAGAGTGCCATGCATCTGAATATGAGC GAACTCGGAAACACCCCAGATACAACAGACATCTTAAAGCCAGCCCCATCATGGTGCAATGTGGCCATGAGGTCGGGAGCACCTGGCAGCAATTTGGCCACGCCACCAGCTTctcagcaccagcagcaaatAGTGGCCTCATCCTCATCGTCCtccggcggcggtggcagcgTCTTTAGCCCCAGTGGCCCTGGACCAGCTGGAGCTTCCGGTGGCGGCATCAGCAATTCCCAGTCAAGACCTAGTGTCGGCGCACTATCGAACTCTTCATCTAGTTCATCCCATAAACAGCAATTGAAGCAGCAGGCCAAGGAGGAAAAGGAGCGGGCTAAGGGGGAAAAGGAGCGGGTTAAGGAGAAGGAGAAagaaaaggagaaggagcgactgaaggaaaaggaaatcgaaaagggaaaggagaaggagaaggaaaaagagaaagaaaaggaTGCTcagggagcagcagcatccacATCTACGGCCCCCACTGATGACGAGGCTAAGG CCGCCGAATTGGCCGCCAAGAAGTCTCGTCTTAAGCAGAAGTTGGTGAAGAGTGCGAGGTCAGTGGCAATCTTCTCGCTGAAGCTCAAGGAGCGAAGACAACGGGAGGCGGAGAAGGCAGCCACCATAGCAGTGGAGCATGCCAAG GCTCTGGCAAAGCTGCCCATGCCGCAGCCAGTTGGCGGCGAATTGTCTCTTATACCCATCGAACAACTCATACAAATTGAGGATATCATACCTGCAATGAAAGCTGCAAGCACCTCGGGTGCGCCCACATCGTCCAGTCAAGTCGGTCCATCGACGTatcatcaacagcagcagcagcaacagcattaCCACCCACcttcacatccacatccgcacaCGGATAATTAG